Genomic window (Thermanaerothrix sp.):
ATAGCGGCGGAACGGGGCATCCGGGGCATATACAGCGCCACCGTGAGGGCCGCGGAGGAATGGGGTTTCAACCGGGTTGCAATAGCCGTAACCTGCCAGGAGGACCCATCCCCGTTCCTGGACATCCGGGAGGAGCTGTGGCACCAGGGACTGTACCGGTTCGAGGAGGCCATGGAGGCCCTAAGGTGCGCGGTCCCGTACCTCTTGGGCGGGGATGACTCACAGATAGAGTTCCTGGTCCCCTCCGAGGACTCCGCCGTGGGGGCCGCCATCACAGGGGCGGTTGAGGGGTTTTGCCGGTGGTTCCGCCGGGAGGCGGAGGAGCTCAACATCACCCTCAAGGTTCAGCGCGAAAACCCCTAGGGTCCTTCCCGCCTGGGGCCCCGGAGCTGCATCGCCACCAACGGCGGGCGGCACTAGCTATAAATGTACAACGCCACCGCCAGCAGGGCCAAAAGTCCCGCGGCGGCCACGTAAAGCATGGGGAATCCCTCCCGGTCCTCCACCTGGGCGCCGGGGGGGATCTTTATCTTGAGCTCCCCGGGGGATATGAACTTGAAGAAGCTGCCGTCCCGGTCGAACTGGCCGTGAACCTCGTACTGGCCGTTCTTGAGAAGCCTTATCATGTATATGGTCCCCGGCAGCTCCACCTCCCTGGCGGGCTCCACCACCACGGGATCCCCGGGACGCATGAGGGAAAGGGCAACGCCGTTAAGGGGATCCACGCAGGGCCGCACCTCCATGACGCCTTGTGGAAGCGGCTGATCACCTTCCCCCGGTTGAGGCTCCTGTTTCAGGGAGGGAATGGCGGAACTCACGTAGGAGTCCAGCACCGCTTGCAGGGACGACACCTCAAGACCCATGTCCCTCAGCTCCGGCAGGGAAACCACCGCGTACCTCACGGCGCCCAAGGGGATGCCGCGGCCCACAGTATCCCGGATCTCCTTGGACACGCCGACCGATAGCCTGGAGTTAAGTTCAGAGCTCTCCACCACCCCGTCGGGGGCTTCCATCCCCTGTTGGGACAGCCAGTCCTCCACCTCCGACAGAAACGTGCCGGCCCACCCGTCCCAAAGGCGGACCATCTGCCGATGCACCTGCTCGGCGGACCAAAGGTCCGTCTCCGAAACCCGGCTGTCGGGCTGTATCCCTATGCCCGACGCCAGCTCCAGGACCCGGTTCCATAACCTCAAGGCCCCGCTGTCGGAGTTCATGGGGAGCACCGAGCTCTTCCGCCAAAGCACCTGCTTGTCGGGGCCGAACACGGAGGCAAAGAGTATGCTTATGAGGTCCCCCGCGGGAAAAACCGTCCATAACACCCGGTACTTCCTCCCGTTTGCGGACAGGTACCGAAAAAGCCCCGACGGGTCGGGCATGCCACCGGCAGCCCGGTAACCATCCACCAGGGCATCCAGTTCCTCCCTCGGAACCCCAAACATGTAGGCCATGAGATCCTTAACGTACCAGTCCATCCCGGACCTTGCGGCGTCAGTCCTGTCCTCCACGGTACACCCCCTAAAGACGAGAAGGTAAAAGAAAGGGGCGAGCTCAAAGCCCGCCCCGGGTTACGGTTCTCAAGCGCTATCCCCTGAGGGCCAAGGGCTGATCGGAGTCTATTTTATACCCTTTCAGAACCCGGTTGAACTCCTGGGCGAACCGGGCCAGCTCCTCCGAGGCCCCCATGAGGAGCCTGCTGTTCTCCACCAGGTCATCCAGCACGTGATCTATCCTGCTCGCTATGTCCTTGGTGGTGGCGACGCCGGCGGCAAGGCGGTCCACCGAAGCCGCCATCTCCTGGGAGCTGGCGGACTGTTCCTCAGCGGTGGCCGCCACGTTCTGGATCTGCCCCACTATGTTGTTTATGGCCCCCAGAACCTCCCCTATCCTCTCCCTCATGACGTGGGTCTCCGTCTCCGCCGCCTCCGCCAGGCTTACGCCGCTTCCGGCGGTCTTCACCGCGTAGGCGGTGCCGGTTATTATGGCCCCCGCCAGCTCGCCTATGCTCTTCGCCGCCTGGTTCGACTCCTCCGCCAGCTTCCGGACCTCCTCCGCCACCACCGCGAAGCCCTTCCCCGCCTCACCGGCCCGGGCGGCCTCTATGGCGGCGTTCAAGGCCAACAGGTTCGTCTGGTCCGCTATCTGGGATATGGTGTTCACTATGCTCCCGATCTGGCTCGCCTGGTCGTTCAGCTTCGCCACCGCATCCGCCACGCCCCTGAAGGAGCTAGCCATCTCCATGACCCGATCGGAGGTCTTGACGATGAGCTCCTGGGCTCCCTCCGCGTTGGACTTAAGGGCCTCGGCATAACTGGAGGCCTCCGCCGCCGCCTGAGCGGCACCCTGGGAGGCGGACGCCACCTCCTCTATGCCCGCGTTGGCCGCCTCCACCGCCTGGGAGTTGTCCTCCGCCATGCGGGTCAACTGATCCATCTGCTCCTTTATATGGCCTATTGTATCCTCGGTCTTCCGGGCAACCTCCTCAAGGTTTATCGACTGCCTCTCGATGACCTCCCCATCGCTCCGGAACCTTTTAAATATCTCCCGCTGGGATGATATGACCGAGTCCAAAGCGCTGCCCAGCTGGCTCATCTCGTCGGTGCCGGCAAAGCAGGCGGACACGCTCAAATCCCCCTTGGCGGCCTCGCCGGAAACGGCCATGAGGCACTGTATGGGCCGCATGAGGCTTCTTATGACCGAGAAGACCAGGGCCCCCAGAAGCCCCATGGCCAACACCGCCACCAGCAGCTGCTTCATCCCAAGAGCCCCTATGGGACCCATTAGGTCCTTCTCGGACACCACCAGCACAAGGCTCCAACCGTAGTTCAACGGCCTCACGAAGAGAAGGCGCTCGTCACCGTCCACGCTGCGGTACTTGAAAAGGCCGGACTTCCCGGACAGTATCTCCTGGCCTATCTTGGCCAGCTCGGCGGTGACGAAGGAGGACTCCTTAGCTATGTTCTCCTTCAAGACCAGCTCCTTCTTAGGATGGGTCACGAAGGTCCCGTCCGGAGCCAGCAGCACGCCGTAACCGTACCCCAGGATCCTCTGCTTGGATATCATCTCCACCAACGTGTCTATGGACATGTCCGCCCCCAAGACCCCAAGGAGCTTGTCGCCGTATCCCTTGAGGGGGGTGGCGATGGAGACTATGAGCTTGCCGGTGTTGGAGTCCACGTAGGGCATGGTCATCACCGTGC
Coding sequences:
- a CDS encoding methyl-accepting chemotaxis protein, which produces MRQRLYLLAAMALLALGVMGGLAYYNSRAIIEDQISKGGEVAADSAAAAVRNWLDGRSDIVETAAMNCEYLWLNYGMAGRLLQPYAEGLTKEYSEKGFMDVYIGLEVGGFVDGSGWNPPEGWDARTRPWYQEAVKKGGTVMTMPYVDSNTGKLIVSIATPLKGYGDKLLGVLGADMSIDTLVEMISKQRILGYGYGVLLAPDGTFVTHPKKELVLKENIAKESSFVTAELAKIGQEILSGKSGLFKYRSVDGDERLLFVRPLNYGWSLVLVVSEKDLMGPIGALGMKQLLVAVLAMGLLGALVFSVIRSLMRPIQCLMAVSGEAAKGDLSVSACFAGTDEMSQLGSALDSVISSQREIFKRFRSDGEVIERQSINLEEVARKTEDTIGHIKEQMDQLTRMAEDNSQAVEAANAGIEEVASASQGAAQAAAEASSYAEALKSNAEGAQELIVKTSDRVMEMASSFRGVADAVAKLNDQASQIGSIVNTISQIADQTNLLALNAAIEAARAGEAGKGFAVVAEEVRKLAEESNQAAKSIGELAGAIITGTAYAVKTAGSGVSLAEAAETETHVMRERIGEVLGAINNIVGQIQNVAATAEEQSASSQEMAASVDRLAAGVATTKDIASRIDHVLDDLVENSRLLMGASEELARFAQEFNRVLKGYKIDSDQPLALRG